A single genomic interval of Xiphophorus couchianus chromosome 2, X_couchianus-1.0, whole genome shotgun sequence harbors:
- the kif23 gene encoding kinesin-like protein KIF23 isoform X6 has protein sequence MNRQAKCKTPRRPPPKKPPNSQRDPVGVYLRVRPLVAEDEECCIEVISSSTVQLHAPEGFKVNRNGEYKETQYSFKKVFGVSVSQMELFENVAKPLVVDLIHGKNGLLFTYGVTGSGKTFTMTGSPGQGGLLPRSLDMIFNSVGPFQAKRYIFKTDDKNSMEVQSEVDALLERQRRENNLTVLKTPSSRQKVDPEIGDMLKPEETCKADGVDEDSCYSVFVSYIEIYNNYIYDLLEETQEDAIKPKWNGGGTPVRQNTEFIPPQSKILREDQNHNMYVAGCMEVEVKSAEEAFQVFWRGQKKRKVANTRLNRESSRSHSVFIIKLAQAPLDAEGDNILQDKNQVSVSQLCLVDLAGSERTGRTGAEGTRIREAGNINQSLLNLRTCLEILRENQMYGTNKMVPYRDSKVSHLFKNYFDGEGKVRMVVCVNPKTDDYEETLLVMRFAEMTQEVEVVRPVDRPICGFTPGRRHRNQAFREEMSQRVEDRGDAMSALNGVVLSLPPLPTSELTDPNDELTIPRLVEALQNRQRIRQMMIEEFNRAASRMKSMLQELDSNIISKENVILEQNGRLAEKDKVMHSNKMEIERLEKKTKMQEHKIDILQKTTKIYEDDKRSLQQEVETRGHRLQRELSEKRRMEQRMQGMVSDTQHKWEKECERRVNAMQLEMQNKLWVKDEKLKQLKAIVTESKTPGRPDPQPRQPLPQRPSREERPSREKRPSREERREERPSREERPPSKRSASPPPVPTTTPVRPRHRRSRSAGVEKWVDHKPPSSLDLGTVLQPVIPNAIQVSAPNEKALSKCDRYVLTHQEVASDGEIQTKLIKGEVIKTRGGGQSVQFTDIETLKQELATVSSRKRKSSEGAASSGSQTDGAWTDVKTRCSVALEMRAGSNMGPGVEHHGISKRRKP, from the exons ATGAATCGACAAGC GAAATGTAAAACGCCCCGAAGGCCTCCTCCTAAAAAGCCTCCCAACAGCCAGAGAGACCCAGTTGGG GTGTATCTACGTGTGCGGCCTCTGGTTGCGGAGGACGAGGAGTGCTGCATTGAGGTGATCAGCAGCTCCACCGTCCAGCTGCATGCTCCCGAGGGCTTCAAAGTAAACCGCAATGGGGAATATAAAGAG aCACAATACTCCTTCAAAAAAGTCTTTGGAGTTTCTGTGTCGCAGATGGAACTCTTTGAGAACGTGGCCAAACCTCTTGTTGTCGACCTCATTCATGGGAAAAATG GGCTGCTCTTCACATACGGTGTCACGGGAAGCGGGAAGACGTTCACTATGACTGGCTCTCCAGGTCAGGGGGGACTGCTGCCACGTTCCCTTGACATGATTTTCAACAGTGTTGGCCCCTTTCAGGCCAAAAGATAT ATTTTTAAGACTGATGATAAAAACAGTATGGAAGTTCAGAGTGAAGTTGATGCTTTGTTGGAGCGTCAGAGACGGGAAAACAACTTAACAGTTCTTAAAACTCCCTCTTCCAG ACAAAAGGTTGACCCTGAAATTGGTGACATGCTGAAACCAGAGGAGACCTGTAAAGCAGACGGTGTGGATGAAGACAGCTGCTACAGCGTCTTTGTCTCCTACATCGAAATCTATAACAACTACATCTATGACCTCTTGGAGGAAACGCAGGAAGACGCGATCAAGCCAAA gTGGAACGGTGGAGGCACACCTGTGCGCCAGAACACTGAGTTCAT ACCGCCTCAATCTAAAATCCTTCGAGAGGATCAGAACCACAACATGTACGTTGCCGGCTGTATGGAGGTCGAAGTCAAATCTGCTGAGGAAGCATTTCAAGTGTTCTGGAGAG GTCAAAAGAAGAGGAAGGTTGCAAACACTCGGCTGAACAGAGAGTCGAGCCGATCGCACAGTGTGTTCATCATCAAACTGGCTCAAGCTCCTCTGGATGCAGAGGGGGACAACATTCTCCAG GATAAGAACCAAGTGAGCGTCAGTCAGCTGTGTCTCGTTGACTTGGCAGGAAGCGAGCGCACTGGTAGGACGGGAGCTGAAGGCACGCGAATACGTGAAGCAG GAAACATTAATCAGTCGCTCCTGAATCTGCGGACGTGCCTCGAAATACTTCGGGAGAACCAAATGTACGGCACCAACAAG ATGGTACCATACAGAGACTCCAAAGTCTCCCACCTGTTTAAAAACTACTTTGATGGAGAAGGAAAAGTCCGGATGGTTGTGTGCGTCAACCCCAAGACGGATGATTACGAGGAAACGCTG CTGGTGATGCGGTTTGCAGAGATGACCCAGGAAGTAGAGGTGGTTCGTCCGGTAGACAGGCCCATCTGTGGGTTCACTCCGGGACGCCGCCATAGGAACCAGGCGTTTCGGGAGGAGATGTCTCAAAGGGTGGAGGACCGCGGCG ACGCGATGTCTGCTCTAAATGGCGTGGTGCTGAGCCTGCCACCTCTGCCCACATCTGAACTGACTGACCCGAATGATGAGCTCACCATTCCTCGGCTGGTTGAAGCGCTGCAAAACAGACAGAGGATCCGGCAGATGATGATTGAAGAATTCAACAGAGCAG CAAGCAGGATGAAGTCTATGCTGCAAGAACTGGACTCCAACATCATTTCCAAAGAGAATGTGATCCTTGAACAGAATGGTAGACTTGCAGAGAAAGACAAAGTGATGCATAGCAACAAGATGGAGATTGAACGTTTAGAGAAGAAGACcaaaatgcaagaacacaag ATTGACATCCTGCAGAAAACGACTAAAATCTATGAAGACGACAAGCGTTCCCTGCAGCAAGAGGTGGAAACCAGGGGGCACAGGCTGCAGAGAGAGCTTTCTGAGAAGAGACGCATGGAGCAGCGCATGCAGGGCATGGTCTCGGACACACAGCATAAGTGGGAGAAAGAGTGT GAGAGACGAGTGAATGCGATGCAGCTTGAGATGCAGAACAAGCTGTGGGTGAAAGACGAAAAGCTGAAACAACTCAAAGCTATAGTAACAGAGAGCAAGACTCCTGGTCGCCCCGATCCCCAGCCGCGTCAGCCTCTGCCTCAGCGACCGTCCAGGGAGGAGCGGCCGTCCAGGGAAAAGCGGCCGTCCAGGGAGGAGCGCAGGGAGGAGCGGCCGTCCAGGGAGGAGCGGCCTCCATCAAAGAGATCAGCCTCACCGCCGCCTGTTCCG ACGACCACACCGGTGCGGCCTCGCCACCGCCGTTCCCGTTCTGCGGGCGTAGAGAAATGGGTGGACCACAAGCCGCCCTCCAGCCTCGACTTGGGGACGGTCCTGCAGCCGGTCATCCCCAACGCCATCCAGGTGTCCGCGCCCAACGAGAAGGCCCTGTCCAAGTGCGACAGATATGTGTTGACGCACCAGGAGGTCGCCTCTGACGGCGAGATACAGACCAAACTCATCAAG GGGGAGGTCATTAAAACCAGAGGCGGAGGCCAATCTGTTCAGTTCACCGACATCGAGACGCTTAAACAGGAGCTCGCCACCGTCTCAAG
- the kif23 gene encoding kinesin-like protein KIF23 isoform X8 produces the protein MNRQAKCKTPRRPPPKKPPNSQRDPVGVYLRVRPLVAEDEECCIEVISSSTVQLHAPEGFKVNRNGEYKETQYSFKKVFGVSVSQMELFENVAKPLVVDLIHGKNGLLFTYGVTGSGKTFTMTGSPGQGGLLPRSLDMIFNSVGPFQAKRYIFKTDDKNSMEVQSEVDALLERQRRENNLTVLKTPSSRQKVDPEIGDMLKPEETCKADGVDEDSCYSVFVSYIEIYNNYIYDLLEETQEDAIKPKPPQSKILREDQNHNMYVAGCMEVEVKSAEEAFQVFWRGQKKRKVANTRLNRESSRSHSVFIIKLAQAPLDAEGDNILQDKNQVSVSQLCLVDLAGSERTGRTGAEGTRIREAGNINQSLLNLRTCLEILRENQMYGTNKMVPYRDSKVSHLFKNYFDGEGKVRMVVCVNPKTDDYEETLLVMRFAEMTQEVEVVRPVDRPICGFTPGRRHRNQAFREEMSQRVEDRGDAMSALNGVVLSLPPLPTSELTDPNDELTIPRLVEALQNRQRIRQMMIEEFNRAASRMKSMLQELDSNIISKENVILEQNGRLAEKDKVMHSNKMEIERLEKKTKMQEHKIDILQKTTKIYEDDKRSLQQEVETRGHRLQRELSEKRRMEQRMQGMVSDTQHKWEKECERRVNAMQLEMQNKLWVKDEKLKQLKAIVTESKTPGRPDPQPRQPLPQRPSREERPSREKRPSREERREERPSREERPPSKRSASPPPVPTTTPVRPRHRRSRSAGVEKWVDHKPPSSLDLGTVLQPVIPNAIQVSAPNEKALSKCDRYVLTHQEVASDGEIQTKLIKGEVIKTRGGGQSVQFTDIETLKQELATVSSRKRKSSEGAASSGSQTDGAWTDVKTRCSVALEMRAGSNMGPGVEHHGISKRRKP, from the exons ATGAATCGACAAGC GAAATGTAAAACGCCCCGAAGGCCTCCTCCTAAAAAGCCTCCCAACAGCCAGAGAGACCCAGTTGGG GTGTATCTACGTGTGCGGCCTCTGGTTGCGGAGGACGAGGAGTGCTGCATTGAGGTGATCAGCAGCTCCACCGTCCAGCTGCATGCTCCCGAGGGCTTCAAAGTAAACCGCAATGGGGAATATAAAGAG aCACAATACTCCTTCAAAAAAGTCTTTGGAGTTTCTGTGTCGCAGATGGAACTCTTTGAGAACGTGGCCAAACCTCTTGTTGTCGACCTCATTCATGGGAAAAATG GGCTGCTCTTCACATACGGTGTCACGGGAAGCGGGAAGACGTTCACTATGACTGGCTCTCCAGGTCAGGGGGGACTGCTGCCACGTTCCCTTGACATGATTTTCAACAGTGTTGGCCCCTTTCAGGCCAAAAGATAT ATTTTTAAGACTGATGATAAAAACAGTATGGAAGTTCAGAGTGAAGTTGATGCTTTGTTGGAGCGTCAGAGACGGGAAAACAACTTAACAGTTCTTAAAACTCCCTCTTCCAG ACAAAAGGTTGACCCTGAAATTGGTGACATGCTGAAACCAGAGGAGACCTGTAAAGCAGACGGTGTGGATGAAGACAGCTGCTACAGCGTCTTTGTCTCCTACATCGAAATCTATAACAACTACATCTATGACCTCTTGGAGGAAACGCAGGAAGACGCGATCAAGCCAAA ACCGCCTCAATCTAAAATCCTTCGAGAGGATCAGAACCACAACATGTACGTTGCCGGCTGTATGGAGGTCGAAGTCAAATCTGCTGAGGAAGCATTTCAAGTGTTCTGGAGAG GTCAAAAGAAGAGGAAGGTTGCAAACACTCGGCTGAACAGAGAGTCGAGCCGATCGCACAGTGTGTTCATCATCAAACTGGCTCAAGCTCCTCTGGATGCAGAGGGGGACAACATTCTCCAG GATAAGAACCAAGTGAGCGTCAGTCAGCTGTGTCTCGTTGACTTGGCAGGAAGCGAGCGCACTGGTAGGACGGGAGCTGAAGGCACGCGAATACGTGAAGCAG GAAACATTAATCAGTCGCTCCTGAATCTGCGGACGTGCCTCGAAATACTTCGGGAGAACCAAATGTACGGCACCAACAAG ATGGTACCATACAGAGACTCCAAAGTCTCCCACCTGTTTAAAAACTACTTTGATGGAGAAGGAAAAGTCCGGATGGTTGTGTGCGTCAACCCCAAGACGGATGATTACGAGGAAACGCTG CTGGTGATGCGGTTTGCAGAGATGACCCAGGAAGTAGAGGTGGTTCGTCCGGTAGACAGGCCCATCTGTGGGTTCACTCCGGGACGCCGCCATAGGAACCAGGCGTTTCGGGAGGAGATGTCTCAAAGGGTGGAGGACCGCGGCG ACGCGATGTCTGCTCTAAATGGCGTGGTGCTGAGCCTGCCACCTCTGCCCACATCTGAACTGACTGACCCGAATGATGAGCTCACCATTCCTCGGCTGGTTGAAGCGCTGCAAAACAGACAGAGGATCCGGCAGATGATGATTGAAGAATTCAACAGAGCAG CAAGCAGGATGAAGTCTATGCTGCAAGAACTGGACTCCAACATCATTTCCAAAGAGAATGTGATCCTTGAACAGAATGGTAGACTTGCAGAGAAAGACAAAGTGATGCATAGCAACAAGATGGAGATTGAACGTTTAGAGAAGAAGACcaaaatgcaagaacacaag ATTGACATCCTGCAGAAAACGACTAAAATCTATGAAGACGACAAGCGTTCCCTGCAGCAAGAGGTGGAAACCAGGGGGCACAGGCTGCAGAGAGAGCTTTCTGAGAAGAGACGCATGGAGCAGCGCATGCAGGGCATGGTCTCGGACACACAGCATAAGTGGGAGAAAGAGTGT GAGAGACGAGTGAATGCGATGCAGCTTGAGATGCAGAACAAGCTGTGGGTGAAAGACGAAAAGCTGAAACAACTCAAAGCTATAGTAACAGAGAGCAAGACTCCTGGTCGCCCCGATCCCCAGCCGCGTCAGCCTCTGCCTCAGCGACCGTCCAGGGAGGAGCGGCCGTCCAGGGAAAAGCGGCCGTCCAGGGAGGAGCGCAGGGAGGAGCGGCCGTCCAGGGAGGAGCGGCCTCCATCAAAGAGATCAGCCTCACCGCCGCCTGTTCCG ACGACCACACCGGTGCGGCCTCGCCACCGCCGTTCCCGTTCTGCGGGCGTAGAGAAATGGGTGGACCACAAGCCGCCCTCCAGCCTCGACTTGGGGACGGTCCTGCAGCCGGTCATCCCCAACGCCATCCAGGTGTCCGCGCCCAACGAGAAGGCCCTGTCCAAGTGCGACAGATATGTGTTGACGCACCAGGAGGTCGCCTCTGACGGCGAGATACAGACCAAACTCATCAAG GGGGAGGTCATTAAAACCAGAGGCGGAGGCCAATCTGTTCAGTTCACCGACATCGAGACGCTTAAACAGGAGCTCGCCACCGTCTCAAG
- the kif23 gene encoding kinesin-like protein KIF23 isoform X3: MNRQAKCKTPRRPPPKKPPNSQRDPVGVYLRVRPLVAEDEECCIEVISSSTVQLHAPEGFKVNRNGEYKETQYSFKKVFGVSVSQMELFENVAKPLVVDLIHGKNGLLFTYGVTGSGKTFTMTGSPGQGGLLPRSLDMIFNSVGPFQAKRYIFKTDDKNSMEVQSEVDALLERQRRENNLTVLKTPSSRQKVDPEIGDMLKPEETCKADGVDEDSCYSVFVSYIEIYNNYIYDLLEETQEDAIKPKPPQSKILREDQNHNMYVAGCMEVEVKSAEEAFQVFWRGQKKRKVANTRLNRESSRSHSVFIIKLAQAPLDAEGDNILQDKNQVSVSQLCLVDLAGSERTGRTGAEGTRIREAGNINQSLLNLRTCLEILRENQMYGTNKMVPYRDSKVSHLFKNYFDGEGKVRMVVCVNPKTDDYEETLLVMRFAEMTQEVEVVRPVDRPICGFTPGRRHRNQAFREEMSQRVEDRGDAMSALNGVVLSLPPLPTSELTDPNDELTIPRLVEALQNRQRIRQMMIEEFNRAASRMKSMLQELDSNIISKENVILEQNGRLAEKDKVMHSNKMEIERLEKKTKMQEHKIDILQKTTKIYEDDKRSLQQEVETRGHRLQRELSEKRRMEQRMQGMVSDTQHKWEKECERRVNAMQLEMQNKLWVKDEKLKQLKAIVTESKTPGRPDPQPRQPLPQRPSREERPSREKRPSREERREERPSREERPPSKRSASPPPVPSLDESCQSLDESSQGLDESRLNLNESCQSIDESPQVSPVPGSPAVRAISDEEVEMNPRPTCPIPSSSCSLSVANTVTLLEQEATPDEVLRASDVPKRTLSPAGSPACRTKRRAECCSRREACLPSPILLLDVIEERSNRVSETTTPVRPRHRRSRSAGVEKWVDHKPPSSLDLGTVLQPVIPNAIQVSAPNEKALSKCDRYVLTHQEVASDGEIQTKLIKGEVIKTRGGGQSVQFTDIETLKQELATVSSRKRKSSEGAASSGSQTDGAWTDVKTRCSVALEMRAGSNMGPGVEHHGISKRRKP; this comes from the exons ATGAATCGACAAGC GAAATGTAAAACGCCCCGAAGGCCTCCTCCTAAAAAGCCTCCCAACAGCCAGAGAGACCCAGTTGGG GTGTATCTACGTGTGCGGCCTCTGGTTGCGGAGGACGAGGAGTGCTGCATTGAGGTGATCAGCAGCTCCACCGTCCAGCTGCATGCTCCCGAGGGCTTCAAAGTAAACCGCAATGGGGAATATAAAGAG aCACAATACTCCTTCAAAAAAGTCTTTGGAGTTTCTGTGTCGCAGATGGAACTCTTTGAGAACGTGGCCAAACCTCTTGTTGTCGACCTCATTCATGGGAAAAATG GGCTGCTCTTCACATACGGTGTCACGGGAAGCGGGAAGACGTTCACTATGACTGGCTCTCCAGGTCAGGGGGGACTGCTGCCACGTTCCCTTGACATGATTTTCAACAGTGTTGGCCCCTTTCAGGCCAAAAGATAT ATTTTTAAGACTGATGATAAAAACAGTATGGAAGTTCAGAGTGAAGTTGATGCTTTGTTGGAGCGTCAGAGACGGGAAAACAACTTAACAGTTCTTAAAACTCCCTCTTCCAG ACAAAAGGTTGACCCTGAAATTGGTGACATGCTGAAACCAGAGGAGACCTGTAAAGCAGACGGTGTGGATGAAGACAGCTGCTACAGCGTCTTTGTCTCCTACATCGAAATCTATAACAACTACATCTATGACCTCTTGGAGGAAACGCAGGAAGACGCGATCAAGCCAAA ACCGCCTCAATCTAAAATCCTTCGAGAGGATCAGAACCACAACATGTACGTTGCCGGCTGTATGGAGGTCGAAGTCAAATCTGCTGAGGAAGCATTTCAAGTGTTCTGGAGAG GTCAAAAGAAGAGGAAGGTTGCAAACACTCGGCTGAACAGAGAGTCGAGCCGATCGCACAGTGTGTTCATCATCAAACTGGCTCAAGCTCCTCTGGATGCAGAGGGGGACAACATTCTCCAG GATAAGAACCAAGTGAGCGTCAGTCAGCTGTGTCTCGTTGACTTGGCAGGAAGCGAGCGCACTGGTAGGACGGGAGCTGAAGGCACGCGAATACGTGAAGCAG GAAACATTAATCAGTCGCTCCTGAATCTGCGGACGTGCCTCGAAATACTTCGGGAGAACCAAATGTACGGCACCAACAAG ATGGTACCATACAGAGACTCCAAAGTCTCCCACCTGTTTAAAAACTACTTTGATGGAGAAGGAAAAGTCCGGATGGTTGTGTGCGTCAACCCCAAGACGGATGATTACGAGGAAACGCTG CTGGTGATGCGGTTTGCAGAGATGACCCAGGAAGTAGAGGTGGTTCGTCCGGTAGACAGGCCCATCTGTGGGTTCACTCCGGGACGCCGCCATAGGAACCAGGCGTTTCGGGAGGAGATGTCTCAAAGGGTGGAGGACCGCGGCG ACGCGATGTCTGCTCTAAATGGCGTGGTGCTGAGCCTGCCACCTCTGCCCACATCTGAACTGACTGACCCGAATGATGAGCTCACCATTCCTCGGCTGGTTGAAGCGCTGCAAAACAGACAGAGGATCCGGCAGATGATGATTGAAGAATTCAACAGAGCAG CAAGCAGGATGAAGTCTATGCTGCAAGAACTGGACTCCAACATCATTTCCAAAGAGAATGTGATCCTTGAACAGAATGGTAGACTTGCAGAGAAAGACAAAGTGATGCATAGCAACAAGATGGAGATTGAACGTTTAGAGAAGAAGACcaaaatgcaagaacacaag ATTGACATCCTGCAGAAAACGACTAAAATCTATGAAGACGACAAGCGTTCCCTGCAGCAAGAGGTGGAAACCAGGGGGCACAGGCTGCAGAGAGAGCTTTCTGAGAAGAGACGCATGGAGCAGCGCATGCAGGGCATGGTCTCGGACACACAGCATAAGTGGGAGAAAGAGTGT GAGAGACGAGTGAATGCGATGCAGCTTGAGATGCAGAACAAGCTGTGGGTGAAAGACGAAAAGCTGAAACAACTCAAAGCTATAGTAACAGAGAGCAAGACTCCTGGTCGCCCCGATCCCCAGCCGCGTCAGCCTCTGCCTCAGCGACCGTCCAGGGAGGAGCGGCCGTCCAGGGAAAAGCGGCCGTCCAGGGAGGAGCGCAGGGAGGAGCGGCCGTCCAGGGAGGAGCGGCCTCCATCAAAGAGATCAGCCTCACCGCCGCCTGTTCCG AGTCTCGATGAGTCTTGTCAGAGTCTCGACGAGTCTTCTCAGGGTCTCGATGAGTCTCGTCTAAATCTCAACGAGTCTTGTCAGAGTATCGATGAGTCTCCTCAGGTCAGTCCAGTGCCAGGGTCACCTGCAGTCAGAGCCATTAGTGATGAGGAGGTTGAAATGAACCCAAGACCCACATGCCCCATTCCCAGCAGCAGTTGTTCTTTATCAGTGGCCAATACTGTCACCTTACTGGAGCAGGAGGCGACTCCAGATGAGGTTTTACGGGCCTCTGATGTCCCCAAAAGAACCCTGTCTCCCGCCGGCTCCCCAGCCTGCCGAACCAAGAGAAGGGCAGAGTGCTGTAGTAGACGGGAGGCCTGTCTCCCCTCTCCCATTTTGCTCCTTGACGTCATAGAAGAGAGAAGCAACAGGGTCAGTGAG ACGACCACACCGGTGCGGCCTCGCCACCGCCGTTCCCGTTCTGCGGGCGTAGAGAAATGGGTGGACCACAAGCCGCCCTCCAGCCTCGACTTGGGGACGGTCCTGCAGCCGGTCATCCCCAACGCCATCCAGGTGTCCGCGCCCAACGAGAAGGCCCTGTCCAAGTGCGACAGATATGTGTTGACGCACCAGGAGGTCGCCTCTGACGGCGAGATACAGACCAAACTCATCAAG GGGGAGGTCATTAAAACCAGAGGCGGAGGCCAATCTGTTCAGTTCACCGACATCGAGACGCTTAAACAGGAGCTCGCCACCGTCTCAAG
- the kif23 gene encoding kinesin-like protein KIF23 isoform X5, protein MNRQAKCKTPRRPPPKKPPNSQRDPVGVYLRVRPLVAEDEECCIEVISSSTVQLHAPEGFKVNRNGEYKETQYSFKKVFGVSVSQMELFENVAKPLVVDLIHGKNGLLFTYGVTGSGKTFTMTGSPGQGGLLPRSLDMIFNSVGPFQAKRYIFKTDDKNSMEVQSEVDALLERQRRENNLTVLKTPSSRQKVDPEIGDMLKPEETCKADGVDEDSCYSVFVSYIEIYNNYIYDLLEETQEDAIKPKWNGGGTPVRQNTEFIPPQSKILREDQNHNMYVAGCMEVEVKSAEEAFQVFWRGQKKRKVANTRLNRESSRSHSVFIIKLAQAPLDAEGDNILQDKNQVSVSQLCLVDLAGSERTGRTGAEGTRIREAGNINQSLLNLRTCLEILRENQMYGTNKMVPYRDSKVSHLFKNYFDGEGKVRMVVCVNPKTDDYEETLLVMRFAEMTQEVEVVRPVDRPICGFTPGRRHRNQAFREEMSQRVEDRGDAMSALNGVVLSLPPLPTSELTDPNDELTIPRLVEALQNRQRIRQMMIEEFNRAASRMKSMLQELDSNIISKENVILEQNGRLAEKDKVMHSNKMEIERLEKKTKMQEHKIDILQKTTKIYEDDKRSLQQEVETRGHRLQRELSEKRRMEQRMQGMVSDTQHKWEKECERRVNAMQLEMQNKLWVKDEKLKQLKAIVTESKTPGRPDPQPRQPLPQRPSREERPSREKRPSREERREERPSREERPPSKRSASPPPVPSLDESCQSLDESSQGLDESRLNLNESCQSIDESPQTTTPVRPRHRRSRSAGVEKWVDHKPPSSLDLGTVLQPVIPNAIQVSAPNEKALSKCDRYVLTHQEVASDGEIQTKLIKGEVIKTRGGGQSVQFTDIETLKQELATVSSRKRKSSEGAASSGSQTDGAWTDVKTRCSVALEMRAGSNMGPGVEHHGISKRRKP, encoded by the exons ATGAATCGACAAGC GAAATGTAAAACGCCCCGAAGGCCTCCTCCTAAAAAGCCTCCCAACAGCCAGAGAGACCCAGTTGGG GTGTATCTACGTGTGCGGCCTCTGGTTGCGGAGGACGAGGAGTGCTGCATTGAGGTGATCAGCAGCTCCACCGTCCAGCTGCATGCTCCCGAGGGCTTCAAAGTAAACCGCAATGGGGAATATAAAGAG aCACAATACTCCTTCAAAAAAGTCTTTGGAGTTTCTGTGTCGCAGATGGAACTCTTTGAGAACGTGGCCAAACCTCTTGTTGTCGACCTCATTCATGGGAAAAATG GGCTGCTCTTCACATACGGTGTCACGGGAAGCGGGAAGACGTTCACTATGACTGGCTCTCCAGGTCAGGGGGGACTGCTGCCACGTTCCCTTGACATGATTTTCAACAGTGTTGGCCCCTTTCAGGCCAAAAGATAT ATTTTTAAGACTGATGATAAAAACAGTATGGAAGTTCAGAGTGAAGTTGATGCTTTGTTGGAGCGTCAGAGACGGGAAAACAACTTAACAGTTCTTAAAACTCCCTCTTCCAG ACAAAAGGTTGACCCTGAAATTGGTGACATGCTGAAACCAGAGGAGACCTGTAAAGCAGACGGTGTGGATGAAGACAGCTGCTACAGCGTCTTTGTCTCCTACATCGAAATCTATAACAACTACATCTATGACCTCTTGGAGGAAACGCAGGAAGACGCGATCAAGCCAAA gTGGAACGGTGGAGGCACACCTGTGCGCCAGAACACTGAGTTCAT ACCGCCTCAATCTAAAATCCTTCGAGAGGATCAGAACCACAACATGTACGTTGCCGGCTGTATGGAGGTCGAAGTCAAATCTGCTGAGGAAGCATTTCAAGTGTTCTGGAGAG GTCAAAAGAAGAGGAAGGTTGCAAACACTCGGCTGAACAGAGAGTCGAGCCGATCGCACAGTGTGTTCATCATCAAACTGGCTCAAGCTCCTCTGGATGCAGAGGGGGACAACATTCTCCAG GATAAGAACCAAGTGAGCGTCAGTCAGCTGTGTCTCGTTGACTTGGCAGGAAGCGAGCGCACTGGTAGGACGGGAGCTGAAGGCACGCGAATACGTGAAGCAG GAAACATTAATCAGTCGCTCCTGAATCTGCGGACGTGCCTCGAAATACTTCGGGAGAACCAAATGTACGGCACCAACAAG ATGGTACCATACAGAGACTCCAAAGTCTCCCACCTGTTTAAAAACTACTTTGATGGAGAAGGAAAAGTCCGGATGGTTGTGTGCGTCAACCCCAAGACGGATGATTACGAGGAAACGCTG CTGGTGATGCGGTTTGCAGAGATGACCCAGGAAGTAGAGGTGGTTCGTCCGGTAGACAGGCCCATCTGTGGGTTCACTCCGGGACGCCGCCATAGGAACCAGGCGTTTCGGGAGGAGATGTCTCAAAGGGTGGAGGACCGCGGCG ACGCGATGTCTGCTCTAAATGGCGTGGTGCTGAGCCTGCCACCTCTGCCCACATCTGAACTGACTGACCCGAATGATGAGCTCACCATTCCTCGGCTGGTTGAAGCGCTGCAAAACAGACAGAGGATCCGGCAGATGATGATTGAAGAATTCAACAGAGCAG CAAGCAGGATGAAGTCTATGCTGCAAGAACTGGACTCCAACATCATTTCCAAAGAGAATGTGATCCTTGAACAGAATGGTAGACTTGCAGAGAAAGACAAAGTGATGCATAGCAACAAGATGGAGATTGAACGTTTAGAGAAGAAGACcaaaatgcaagaacacaag ATTGACATCCTGCAGAAAACGACTAAAATCTATGAAGACGACAAGCGTTCCCTGCAGCAAGAGGTGGAAACCAGGGGGCACAGGCTGCAGAGAGAGCTTTCTGAGAAGAGACGCATGGAGCAGCGCATGCAGGGCATGGTCTCGGACACACAGCATAAGTGGGAGAAAGAGTGT GAGAGACGAGTGAATGCGATGCAGCTTGAGATGCAGAACAAGCTGTGGGTGAAAGACGAAAAGCTGAAACAACTCAAAGCTATAGTAACAGAGAGCAAGACTCCTGGTCGCCCCGATCCCCAGCCGCGTCAGCCTCTGCCTCAGCGACCGTCCAGGGAGGAGCGGCCGTCCAGGGAAAAGCGGCCGTCCAGGGAGGAGCGCAGGGAGGAGCGGCCGTCCAGGGAGGAGCGGCCTCCATCAAAGAGATCAGCCTCACCGCCGCCTGTTCCG AGTCTCGATGAGTCTTGTCAGAGTCTCGACGAGTCTTCTCAGGGTCTCGATGAGTCTCGTCTAAATCTCAACGAGTCTTGTCAGAGTATCGATGAGTCTCCTCAG ACGACCACACCGGTGCGGCCTCGCCACCGCCGTTCCCGTTCTGCGGGCGTAGAGAAATGGGTGGACCACAAGCCGCCCTCCAGCCTCGACTTGGGGACGGTCCTGCAGCCGGTCATCCCCAACGCCATCCAGGTGTCCGCGCCCAACGAGAAGGCCCTGTCCAAGTGCGACAGATATGTGTTGACGCACCAGGAGGTCGCCTCTGACGGCGAGATACAGACCAAACTCATCAAG GGGGAGGTCATTAAAACCAGAGGCGGAGGCCAATCTGTTCAGTTCACCGACATCGAGACGCTTAAACAGGAGCTCGCCACCGTCTCAAG